In Nitrospira sp., a single genomic region encodes these proteins:
- the tkt gene encoding transketolase: protein MTPDHNRLDMLCINTIRTLSMDAVQAANSGHPGTPMALAPVAYCLWQRLLRFDPGDPIWPNRDRFVLSNGHASMLLYALLHLCGVKAVNPQYETLGRLSVTLDDIKRFRQLDSKCPGHPEYRWTSGVETTTGPLGQGVATSVGMAIASRWMAEYFNRPDFTMFDYDVYALCGDGCLMEGVSGEAASLAGHLKLSNLCWIYDNNKITIEGHTDWAFSEDVATRFIGYGWNVTRVGDANDLEMLDRAFHTFKHTNDRPTLMIVDSHIAYGSPNKQDTHAAHGEPLGEEEIRLTKRNYGWPEDAKFLVPEGVREHFHALIGRRGQQAREAWMAKYGDYKRHHPELADQLYRMQHRRLPDGWDQDLTSFPADAKGLASRDSSGKVLNAIAQLVPWLIGGSADLAPSTKTRLTFDGAGDFEAESYGGRNFHFGIREHAMAAVLNGLSLSKVRPYGSSFLIFSDYAKPGIRLSALMEIPVVYIFTHDSIGLGEDGPTHQPVEQLASLRAVPNLIVLRPADANEVVEAWRVIMELRHEPAALILSRQAMPTLDRTTYAAASGVAKGAYALTDAGVAPDVLLLASGSEVALCVAAYEQLKAEGIKARVVSMPSWELFERQSQDYRDSVLPPEVGARVAVEQASVFGWAQYIGREGVTIGMKTFGASAPLKELQRKFGFTPEQIVAAAKAQMLRGQGLAAGLGTQ, encoded by the coding sequence ATGACTCCAGACCACAACCGCCTCGACATGCTGTGTATCAACACTATCCGCACGTTATCAATGGACGCCGTGCAGGCGGCCAATTCGGGCCATCCCGGCACGCCGATGGCGCTGGCGCCGGTGGCCTACTGTCTGTGGCAACGGCTCTTGCGGTTCGATCCCGGCGATCCGATCTGGCCGAACCGCGACCGGTTCGTGCTGTCGAACGGGCATGCCTCGATGCTGCTGTATGCGCTGCTCCACCTCTGCGGCGTCAAAGCAGTGAATCCCCAGTACGAGACGCTCGGACGGCTCTCGGTCACGCTCGACGACATCAAGCGGTTCCGCCAACTCGACAGCAAGTGTCCCGGCCATCCGGAATACCGCTGGACCTCCGGCGTCGAGACCACGACCGGTCCATTGGGCCAAGGCGTCGCGACCAGCGTCGGCATGGCGATCGCGAGCCGGTGGATGGCGGAGTATTTCAATCGCCCGGACTTCACGATGTTCGACTACGATGTCTACGCCCTTTGCGGCGACGGCTGCCTGATGGAGGGTGTGTCGGGCGAGGCCGCCTCGCTGGCGGGCCATCTGAAACTCTCAAACCTCTGCTGGATCTACGACAACAACAAAATCACGATCGAAGGCCACACCGATTGGGCCTTCAGCGAGGATGTCGCGACGCGCTTCATCGGCTACGGGTGGAACGTTACCCGCGTCGGCGACGCCAACGATCTGGAGATGCTCGACCGAGCGTTCCATACATTCAAGCACACGAACGATCGCCCGACCTTGATGATCGTGGACAGCCACATCGCCTACGGCTCGCCCAACAAGCAGGACACGCATGCGGCGCACGGCGAGCCCCTAGGGGAGGAAGAAATCCGGCTCACGAAGCGCAACTACGGTTGGCCGGAGGACGCCAAGTTTCTGGTGCCGGAGGGGGTCCGGGAGCACTTTCACGCGTTGATTGGCCGGCGGGGACAGCAGGCGCGCGAAGCCTGGATGGCGAAGTACGGCGACTACAAGAGGCACCATCCGGAACTTGCCGACCAACTCTATCGGATGCAACACCGCCGCCTGCCGGACGGGTGGGACCAGGACCTGACGAGCTTTCCCGCGGACGCCAAAGGGCTCGCCTCGCGGGATTCCTCCGGCAAGGTGCTGAACGCCATCGCCCAGCTGGTCCCTTGGTTGATCGGCGGCTCGGCGGATCTGGCCCCTTCGACCAAGACGAGGCTCACGTTCGATGGGGCGGGAGATTTCGAGGCTGAATCCTACGGCGGTCGGAATTTCCACTTCGGCATCCGCGAGCATGCGATGGCCGCTGTGCTCAACGGACTCTCGCTATCCAAGGTGCGGCCGTATGGGTCCAGCTTCCTGATTTTCAGCGATTACGCCAAGCCCGGGATCCGCCTCTCCGCCCTCATGGAGATTCCGGTCGTCTACATCTTCACCCACGATTCGATCGGGCTGGGTGAAGATGGTCCGACTCATCAACCGGTCGAACAACTCGCGTCGCTGCGGGCCGTCCCCAACCTCATCGTGCTCCGGCCGGCGGATGCCAACGAAGTGGTCGAGGCCTGGCGGGTCATCATGGAGTTGCGACATGAGCCGGCGGCCTTGATCCTGTCGCGGCAGGCGATGCCGACGCTGGATCGCACGACCTATGCGGCGGCCTCCGGTGTGGCCAAGGGCGCCTATGCGCTCACCGACGCCGGCGTCGCGCCGGACGTGCTGTTGCTGGCCAGCGGGAGCGAGGTCGCGCTCTGTGTCGCGGCCTACGAGCAGTTGAAGGCCGAAGGCATCAAGGCTCGGGTCGTGAGCATGCCGTCCTGGGAACTCTTCGAACGGCAAAGCCAGGATTACCGCGACAGCGTGCTCCCGCCGGAGGTCGGCGCGCGCGTTGCCGTGGAACAGGCTTCGGTCTTTGGATGGGCGCAATACATCGGACGCGAGGGAGTCACCATCGGCATGAAGACCTTCGGCGCCTCGGCGCCGCTCAAGGAATTGCAACGCAAGTTCGGCTTTACGCCCGAGCAAATCGTCGCCGCCGCCAAGGCTCAGATGCTTCGTGGTCAAGGACTGGCGGCCGGCCTTGGAACACAATGA
- a CDS encoding bifunctional transaldolase/phosoglucose isomerase, whose protein sequence is MRNPLFHLQTFGQSIWLDFIRRGMLTSGEMQRLIHECDVRGVTSNPSIFEKAILGSHDYDDRIRALALEGRSPRDTYEDLTLNDVQRTADLFRRVYEQTEGRDGFVSLEVSPQLAHDAAKTVEDARRLWHALDRPNVMIKVPGTREGVRAIRQLIAEGINVNVTLLFGLSRYREVVEAYLEGLAARMAKGLTLGKVASVASFFLSRIDLLVDSLLDRRRQEENSDKSHGGLRGQTAIACAKAAYAIYQESFNGEGFRALAGQGARSQRLLWASTSTKNPSESDVKYVEALIGPDTVNTLTLETLQAYRDHGRPIDRLTEGTAEAREALDRLSKIGIDLERVSEQLEGDGIKKFIAAFDGVGESIERKRAAALKEPLDQQAEDLPGYGPAVQDRLNDLEHIRFLSRCWQKETSLWKAEARHQEVIRNSLGWLHVADKMEDHLDALLGFREEVRRAGFRRVVHMGMGGSSLAPLVFQRMCSSETNGLPLTVLDTTDPATILKIERDESLADTLFIVATKSGTTAEPLAFGDYFFAKLKKLKGLQAGGHFVAITDPGTLLARQAQERKFRRIFLNFPDIGGRYSALSYFGLVPAALMGVNVSELLVRALRMAHAHATCVPAKEAPGIVLGAVMGELALRRRDKVTLLTSASLRAVGLWLEQLLAESTGKEGLGLLPVAGEGLGDPSVYGKDRLFVSIRARGEQDESMDRGLAALRAAGEPVVSILLEDPLDLGQEFFRWEMATAAAGAILGINPFDQPSVQESKDNTERLLASVGQGGRLPEESPTLVEGPLAVYAPEPGGSASDLLRRFFQRARAGDYVALLAYLTERPDIEQQLHMIRELLRDRLRIATTVGYGPRYLHSTGQFHKGGSNTGLFLHITAEEASDISIPDRPYTFGQLKRAQALGDLESLRKHGRRVLRVHMREDVSGGLAALFQTIESALETTTRESVVR, encoded by the coding sequence ATGAGAAATCCATTGTTTCATCTTCAGACGTTCGGACAGAGCATCTGGTTGGATTTCATTCGACGAGGCATGCTGACCTCCGGAGAAATGCAGCGCCTGATCCATGAATGTGATGTGCGGGGAGTCACATCCAACCCGTCTATATTTGAGAAGGCCATACTAGGCAGTCACGATTACGACGACAGAATTCGCGCCCTCGCGCTGGAGGGCAGGTCGCCCAGGGACACGTATGAAGACCTGACGCTGAACGATGTGCAACGAACCGCCGACCTGTTTCGGCGCGTGTACGAGCAGACGGAGGGAAGAGACGGTTTCGTAAGCCTGGAGGTCTCGCCGCAACTGGCGCACGATGCCGCCAAGACCGTCGAAGACGCGCGCCGGCTTTGGCATGCGCTGGATCGGCCGAACGTCATGATCAAAGTGCCCGGCACTCGCGAAGGAGTCAGGGCGATCCGCCAACTCATCGCGGAAGGCATCAATGTCAATGTCACCCTGTTGTTCGGGCTTTCCCGCTATCGCGAGGTCGTCGAAGCCTATCTCGAGGGGCTGGCGGCGCGCATGGCGAAAGGGCTGACGCTGGGCAAGGTGGCCTCGGTCGCAAGCTTTTTCCTGAGCCGGATCGACCTCCTCGTGGACTCCTTGCTGGACCGGCGCCGGCAGGAGGAGAACAGCGACAAGTCTCACGGCGGCCTTCGCGGACAAACGGCCATCGCTTGCGCGAAGGCCGCGTACGCGATCTACCAAGAGAGCTTCAACGGAGAGGGCTTCCGCGCCCTGGCCGGTCAAGGCGCGAGATCGCAACGCCTGCTCTGGGCCAGCACGAGCACGAAGAATCCGAGCGAGAGCGACGTCAAGTATGTGGAGGCGCTGATCGGTCCCGATACGGTGAACACGCTCACGCTGGAGACATTGCAGGCCTATCGCGATCACGGCCGGCCGATCGATCGACTGACGGAGGGAACGGCGGAAGCGCGTGAGGCGCTCGATCGCCTCTCGAAGATCGGGATCGATCTGGAGAGGGTGAGCGAGCAACTCGAGGGCGACGGCATCAAGAAATTCATCGCGGCGTTCGACGGTGTCGGGGAGAGTATCGAACGAAAGCGAGCGGCGGCGTTGAAGGAGCCGCTGGATCAGCAAGCCGAGGATCTGCCCGGATATGGCCCGGCCGTTCAGGACCGGCTGAACGATCTGGAGCATATTCGGTTCCTTTCGCGCTGCTGGCAGAAGGAGACGAGCCTGTGGAAGGCGGAGGCACGGCATCAGGAAGTCATCCGCAACTCCCTGGGATGGTTGCACGTGGCGGACAAAATGGAAGACCATCTCGATGCGCTCTTAGGATTCAGGGAGGAAGTGCGCCGCGCCGGCTTTCGGCGCGTCGTTCATATGGGGATGGGCGGCAGCAGTTTGGCTCCGCTGGTCTTCCAGCGAATGTGTTCCTCGGAGACAAACGGACTCCCGTTGACGGTGCTGGATACGACCGATCCGGCGACAATCTTAAAGATCGAGCGGGACGAATCCTTAGCCGATACGTTGTTTATCGTGGCGACGAAATCCGGAACGACGGCCGAACCCTTGGCCTTCGGAGACTATTTCTTCGCCAAGCTCAAGAAGCTCAAGGGCCTTCAGGCGGGAGGTCATTTTGTCGCGATCACCGATCCGGGCACGCTGTTGGCCAGGCAGGCTCAAGAGCGGAAGTTCAGGCGGATCTTTCTGAACTTCCCCGATATCGGCGGGCGATATTCGGCTCTGTCGTATTTCGGTCTCGTGCCGGCGGCGCTGATGGGCGTCAACGTATCTGAATTGCTGGTGAGGGCCCTCCGGATGGCGCATGCCCATGCGACCTGCGTACCGGCCAAGGAAGCTCCCGGAATCGTCTTAGGAGCGGTGATGGGAGAACTGGCCTTGCGCCGGCGCGACAAGGTCACGCTCCTCACGTCGGCCTCGCTACGGGCAGTGGGACTCTGGCTCGAACAATTGCTGGCGGAAAGCACGGGCAAGGAAGGTCTCGGACTGCTCCCGGTCGCAGGCGAAGGGCTCGGCGATCCATCCGTCTACGGGAAAGATCGGCTGTTTGTCTCCATCCGCGCGCGCGGTGAGCAGGACGAGTCGATGGATCGAGGCCTTGCCGCGCTCCGAGCGGCCGGGGAACCGGTCGTGAGCATCCTACTGGAAGACCCGCTCGATCTTGGACAGGAGTTCTTCCGATGGGAAATGGCCACGGCAGCGGCCGGGGCGATCCTGGGGATCAACCCCTTCGATCAGCCGAGTGTCCAAGAGAGCAAAGATAACACCGAGCGGCTGCTCGCAAGCGTCGGTCAGGGGGGGCGATTGCCTGAAGAATCCCCGACGCTCGTCGAAGGACCATTGGCGGTCTACGCGCCGGAGCCCGGGGGCTCCGCGTCCGACCTGTTGCGGCGATTTTTTCAGCGCGCACGCGCGGGGGACTATGTGGCGCTCCTGGCCTATCTCACCGAACGGCCGGACATCGAGCAACAGCTTCACATGATCCGGGAACTGCTGCGGGATCGGCTGCGTATCGCCACGACGGTCGGCTACGGGCCGCGCTACCTCCATTCCACCGGACAATTCCACAAAGGCGGCTCGAATACCGGCCTCTTCCTGCACATCACCGCAGAGGAGGCGAGCGACATCTCGATTCCCGACCGGCCGTATACCTTCGGCCAGTTGAAACGCGCCCAGGCGCTCGGTGATCTCGAATCGCTGCGCAAGCACGGGAGACGAGTGCTGCGGGTCCACATGCGCGAGGATGTCTCCGGCGGATTGGCGGCGCTGTTTCAGACGATTGAATCGGCTCTTGAGACCACCACCCGTGAGTCCGTTGTCCGTTGA